A stretch of Mycobacterium sp. ITM-2016-00316 DNA encodes these proteins:
- a CDS encoding ferrochelatase: protein MEFDALLLLSFGGPEGPEQVMPFLENVTRGRGIPRERLEAVAEHYQHFGGVSPINGINRALIEQIEAVTDLPVYFGNRNWEPYVEDTVAAMRDNGVRRAAVFSTSAWGGYSGCAQYQEDITRARLAVGESAPELVKLRQYFDHPLFVEMFADAISDAAQTLPEDLRPGARLVFTAHSIPLRAAARCGTDLYERQVRYASRLVAAAAGYQDFDVVWQSRSGPPQVPWLEPDVGDHLDVLAGQGIKAVIACPIGFVADHIEVVWDLDNELAEQADAAGVALARASTPNAQRRFAELVVGLIDELRMGGEAVRVAGAQPVPGQGSSVNGAFCTPACEPVSAPRPST, encoded by the coding sequence GTGGAATTCGATGCCCTGCTGCTGCTCTCCTTCGGAGGGCCGGAGGGCCCCGAGCAGGTGATGCCTTTTCTGGAGAACGTCACCCGGGGCCGGGGTATCCCGCGCGAGCGCCTCGAAGCGGTGGCCGAGCACTATCAGCACTTCGGTGGAGTCTCGCCGATCAACGGGATCAACCGCGCGCTCATCGAACAGATCGAGGCGGTCACCGACCTGCCGGTGTACTTCGGCAACCGCAACTGGGAGCCCTACGTCGAGGACACCGTTGCGGCCATGCGCGACAACGGTGTTCGGCGCGCCGCGGTGTTCTCCACCTCGGCCTGGGGTGGGTACTCCGGGTGTGCGCAGTACCAGGAGGACATCACCCGAGCGCGTCTGGCGGTCGGGGAGTCCGCGCCGGAACTGGTGAAGCTGCGCCAGTATTTCGACCATCCGCTGTTCGTGGAGATGTTCGCCGACGCCATTTCCGATGCCGCACAGACGCTTCCGGAGGACCTGCGCCCCGGGGCGCGGCTGGTGTTCACCGCGCACTCGATACCGCTGCGGGCCGCCGCGCGCTGCGGCACCGACCTCTATGAGCGTCAGGTCCGCTACGCGTCACGGTTGGTGGCCGCCGCGGCCGGCTACCAGGATTTCGACGTGGTGTGGCAGTCCCGATCCGGCCCGCCGCAGGTGCCCTGGCTGGAACCCGATGTCGGCGACCACCTCGACGTCCTCGCCGGGCAGGGCATCAAGGCCGTCATCGCGTGTCCGATCGGGTTCGTCGCCGACCATATCGAGGTGGTGTGGGATCTCGACAACGAACTCGCCGAACAGGCCGACGCTGCCGGCGTGGCACTGGCGCGGGCCAGCACGCCCAACGCCCAACGACGTTTCGCCGAACTGGTCGTCGGGCTGATCGACGAACTCCGTATGGGTGGCGAGGCCGTCAGAGTTGCCGGCGCGCAACCGGTTCCGGGTCAGGGGAGCAGCGTGAACGGCGCGTTCTGCACACCGGCCTGCGAGCCGGTCAGCGCTCCCAGGCCGAGTACATGA
- a CDS encoding NfeD family protein, whose product MPPWIWLVAALGLAGAEALTGDLFLLMLSGGALAAAGAAFVFDWPIWADGAVFLVISVLLLVLVRPVLRRRMSSSTGLPDPAKALEGKGALVLSQVSRHDGQVKLDGEVWTARPLNDDDVFEPGDQVTVVHIDGATAVVYRAM is encoded by the coding sequence ATGCCCCCATGGATCTGGCTGGTCGCAGCGTTGGGACTGGCAGGCGCCGAGGCGCTGACCGGTGACCTCTTCCTGCTGATGCTCAGTGGTGGCGCGCTCGCGGCTGCCGGTGCGGCATTCGTTTTCGACTGGCCGATCTGGGCCGACGGCGCGGTGTTCCTGGTCATCTCGGTGCTGTTGCTCGTCCTCGTGCGGCCGGTGCTGCGCCGGCGGATGTCATCGAGCACCGGCCTGCCGGACCCGGCCAAGGCGCTGGAGGGCAAGGGCGCGCTGGTGCTCTCGCAGGTGTCCCGGCACGACGGCCAGGTGAAGCTCGACGGCGAAGTGTGGACGGCACGCCCACTCAACGACGACGATGTGTTCGAACCGGGCGATCAGGTCACCGTCGTGCACATCGACGGGGCCACCGCGGTGGTCTACCGCGCCATGTGA
- a CDS encoding SPFH domain-containing protein: protein MDGTYVGLVLLVVFVIFAVVVVAKSVALIPQAEAAVIERLGRYSKTVSGQLTLLLPFVDKIRARVDLRERVVSFPPQPVITEDNLTVNIDTVVYFQVTDPAKAVYQISNYIVGVEQLATTTLRNVVGGMTLEQTLTSRDSINGQLRGVLDEATGRWGLRVARVELRSIDPPPSIQDSMEKQMRADREKRAMILTAEGSREAAIKAAEGQKQAQILSAEGAKQAAILAAEADRQSRMLRAQGERAAAYLQAQGQAKAIEKTFAAIKNGRPTPEMLAYQYLQTLPLMAKGEANKVWLVPSDFGSALQGFTKLLGAPGEDGVFRYTPSPVEDSPSSAADDAEEVADWFNTQTDPEIAQAVARAEAEARKPIAPMGSESRASVEAPTQSQALNAPTSPPGAPGTPGMPGGTHRAP, encoded by the coding sequence ATGGACGGTACATACGTAGGTCTCGTGCTGCTCGTGGTCTTTGTCATTTTCGCCGTGGTGGTGGTCGCCAAGTCGGTGGCGCTCATCCCGCAGGCCGAGGCGGCGGTGATCGAGCGCCTCGGCCGGTACAGCAAGACGGTGTCCGGGCAACTGACGTTGCTGCTGCCGTTCGTCGACAAGATCCGTGCCCGGGTGGATCTGCGGGAGCGGGTGGTGTCCTTCCCGCCGCAGCCGGTGATCACCGAGGACAACCTGACGGTCAATATCGACACGGTCGTCTACTTCCAGGTCACCGACCCGGCCAAGGCGGTGTACCAGATCAGCAACTACATCGTCGGCGTCGAGCAGCTGGCCACCACCACACTGCGCAATGTCGTCGGCGGGATGACCCTCGAGCAGACGCTGACGTCGCGCGATTCCATCAACGGCCAGTTGCGCGGGGTGCTCGACGAGGCGACCGGCCGGTGGGGCCTGCGGGTGGCCCGGGTCGAGCTGCGCAGCATCGACCCGCCGCCGTCGATCCAGGACTCGATGGAAAAACAGATGCGCGCCGATCGCGAGAAGCGCGCCATGATCCTGACCGCCGAGGGCAGCCGGGAGGCGGCGATCAAGGCGGCCGAGGGACAGAAGCAGGCCCAGATCCTGTCGGCCGAAGGCGCCAAGCAGGCCGCGATCCTGGCGGCCGAGGCGGACCGGCAGTCCCGCATGCTGCGGGCCCAGGGCGAACGCGCCGCGGCCTACCTCCAGGCCCAGGGCCAGGCCAAGGCCATCGAGAAAACCTTCGCGGCGATCAAGAACGGCCGGCCTACCCCGGAGATGCTGGCCTACCAGTACCTGCAGACGCTGCCGCTGATGGCCAAGGGCGAGGCCAACAAGGTCTGGCTGGTGCCCAGCGATTTCGGTTCGGCGCTGCAGGGTTTCACCAAGCTGCTGGGGGCGCCGGGCGAGGACGGTGTGTTCCGCTACACCCCGTCGCCGGTCGAGGACTCGCCGTCGTCCGCGGCGGACGACGCCGAAGAGGTTGCGGACTGGTTCAACACGCAAACCGATCCGGAGATCGCCCAGGCGGTGGCACGCGCCGAGGCCGAGGCGCGTAAGCCCATTGCGCCGATGGGATCGGAATCCCGGGCATCCGTCGAGGCGCCGACCCAGTCGCAGGCGTTGAACGCCCCGACGAGTCCGCCGGGAGCTCCCGGGACACCCGGCATGCCCGGTGGCACCCACCGCGCCCCGTAA
- a CDS encoding TVP38/TMEM64 family protein, translating to MKPVVTTLRTVWTAVTSTATQLPRRRVVGIAATIVILVAVAILVPLPSAIQLRDWARAAGPWFPLAFFAAHIVMTVFPFPRTAFTLAAGLLFGPLVGVSIAVAASTLSAVLAVILVRAAGWQLSRLTLHPRVESLDARLRDRGWVTVLSMRMIPAVPFAVLNYAAGASAVRLLPYSVATLIGVFPGTAAVVILGDALTGNISPLLFLVSACTAGVGLAGLVYEIRVHRRSQGERSTGDEPAVNG from the coding sequence GTGAAACCCGTCGTCACCACGTTGCGCACGGTCTGGACCGCAGTGACGTCGACGGCCACCCAATTGCCCCGGCGTCGTGTGGTGGGCATCGCCGCCACAATTGTGATCCTCGTCGCAGTCGCGATTCTGGTGCCGCTGCCGAGTGCGATCCAGCTGCGCGACTGGGCGAGGGCGGCCGGCCCGTGGTTTCCGCTCGCGTTCTTCGCCGCCCACATCGTGATGACGGTTTTCCCGTTTCCCCGGACCGCGTTCACACTCGCGGCCGGCCTGCTCTTCGGGCCGCTGGTGGGCGTCAGCATCGCGGTCGCCGCGAGCACCCTCAGCGCCGTGCTGGCCGTGATCCTGGTGCGGGCGGCCGGCTGGCAACTCAGCCGACTGACCCTGCATCCCCGCGTCGAATCACTGGACGCCCGGCTGCGCGACCGTGGTTGGGTGACGGTGTTGTCGATGCGGATGATTCCGGCGGTGCCGTTCGCGGTGCTCAACTATGCGGCGGGTGCGTCCGCGGTGCGACTGCTGCCCTATTCGGTGGCCACGCTGATCGGCGTGTTTCCCGGGACGGCGGCGGTGGTGATCCTCGGCGATGCCCTCACCGGCAATATCAGCCCGCTGTTGTTCCTGGTGTCGGCGTGTACCGCCGGCGTGGGACTCGCCGGGCTGGTCTACGAGATCCGGGTGCACCGCCGGTCGCAGGGCGAACGCTCGACCGGCGACGAACCCGCCGTCAACGGATAG
- the mutA gene encoding methylmalonyl-CoA mutase small subunit produces the protein MSSSVIESDRERWRSGVAGVLAKSLRRDAADLPAEPERLLDSPTYEGFPVRPLYTALDAVPESPLPGQWPFARGGDARRDVLSGWKVAEQFPVTASGTSEANGALLLALTEGTSALVLRVGEPAGVAPAELDRLLDGVYLDLVPVVLDAGAEYVAAADAVLALISDFDDEQRGRLSLDLGADPLTAPLSGRAAASVDDVTAIAVRTAGQTGVRAVTVDGPALHNLGASASWELAGAVAAGVSYLRLLTEAGVPVSDALRHVSFRFAADDDQFMTIAKLRAARRLWARVAEVAGDGAAGAAVVHAVSSAPMMSQRDPWVNMLRTTLAAFAAGVGGADTVLVAPFDAAIPGGLPGTATSFTRRMARNTQLLLLEESHLGRVLDPSAGSWFVEDLTAQLAEQAWAHFQELESRGGFEAARDHLAEQIAAVRDQRADDIAHRRTSLTGVNEFPNLGEKPLPHTGEAAGIVRYASGFEALRDRSDAYLAEHGKRPEAVLLPLGPLAEHNIRTTFASNLLASGGIDTVNPGTVDAAAVAAAVDGRRAVVVCGTDARYGSEAEAVVAAARDAGVAHIYLAGPEKAIGDAAARPDEYLTAKINAVEALATLLTRLGA, from the coding sequence GTGTCCTCGAGCGTCATTGAATCGGATCGCGAGCGCTGGCGCTCCGGCGTGGCCGGCGTGCTGGCGAAGAGTCTGCGGCGCGACGCCGCGGATCTGCCTGCCGAACCGGAACGGCTGCTCGACTCGCCGACCTACGAGGGCTTCCCGGTCCGGCCGCTCTACACCGCACTCGACGCGGTACCCGAGTCGCCGTTGCCCGGGCAGTGGCCGTTCGCCCGGGGCGGGGATGCGCGCCGCGATGTGCTGAGCGGCTGGAAGGTCGCCGAGCAGTTCCCGGTGACGGCTTCCGGAACCTCGGAGGCCAACGGAGCGCTGTTGCTGGCCTTGACCGAGGGCACCAGCGCGTTGGTGCTGCGGGTGGGCGAGCCCGCTGGGGTGGCACCGGCCGAGCTGGACCGGCTGCTCGACGGCGTGTACCTCGATCTCGTGCCGGTGGTGCTGGACGCGGGTGCCGAATACGTCGCCGCCGCCGACGCCGTGCTGGCGCTGATCTCCGATTTCGACGACGAACAGCGCGGCCGGTTGTCGCTGGATCTGGGCGCCGACCCGCTGACCGCGCCGCTGAGCGGACGGGCGGCGGCGAGTGTCGACGATGTCACCGCGATCGCCGTGCGTACGGCCGGTCAGACCGGGGTGCGGGCCGTCACGGTCGACGGCCCCGCCCTGCACAACCTCGGTGCCAGCGCGTCCTGGGAGCTCGCCGGGGCCGTCGCGGCCGGCGTGAGTTACCTGCGCCTGCTGACGGAGGCCGGTGTGCCGGTGTCCGACGCCCTGCGCCATGTCAGCTTCCGCTTCGCCGCCGACGACGACCAGTTCATGACGATCGCCAAACTGCGCGCCGCGCGCCGGCTGTGGGCTCGGGTGGCCGAGGTCGCCGGTGACGGTGCGGCGGGTGCCGCAGTGGTGCACGCGGTCTCCTCGGCGCCGATGATGAGCCAGCGCGATCCGTGGGTGAACATGCTGCGCACCACGCTGGCCGCGTTCGCCGCCGGTGTCGGTGGTGCCGACACCGTCCTGGTGGCGCCATTCGATGCCGCCATTCCCGGTGGACTGCCCGGTACCGCAACCAGTTTCACCCGACGCATGGCCCGCAACACCCAGCTGTTGTTGCTGGAGGAATCCCACCTGGGCCGGGTGCTCGACCCGTCGGCCGGTTCGTGGTTCGTCGAGGACCTGACGGCGCAGCTGGCAGAACAGGCCTGGGCGCATTTCCAAGAGCTTGAGTCGCGTGGCGGATTCGAGGCGGCCCGCGATCACCTCGCCGAGCAGATCGCCGCGGTGCGGGACCAGCGCGCCGACGACATCGCGCACCGCCGTACCTCGCTCACCGGTGTCAACGAGTTCCCGAACCTGGGGGAGAAGCCGCTGCCGCACACCGGCGAAGCCGCAGGCATCGTGCGCTACGCGTCCGGTTTCGAGGCATTGCGGGACCGGTCGGATGCCTACCTGGCCGAGCACGGGAAACGGCCCGAGGCGGTGCTGCTCCCGCTGGGCCCGCTCGCCGAACACAACATCCGGACCACCTTCGCGTCGAACCTGCTGGCCTCCGGCGGCATCGACACCGTCAACCCCGGCACGGTGGACGCGGCCGCGGTCGCGGCGGCCGTCGACGGCCGCCGCGCGGTGGTGGTCTGCGGCACCGACGCCCGGTACGGCAGCGAGGCGGAAGCCGTCGTCGCCGCAGCACGCGATGCCGGGGTGGCACACATCTATCTCGCCGGGCCGGAGAAGGCGATCGGTGATGCTGCCGCCCGCCCCGACGAATACCTGACCGCGAAGATCAACGCCGTCGAGGCGCTGGCGACCCTGCTCACCCGTTTGGGGGCCTGA
- the scpA gene encoding methylmalonyl-CoA mutase: MTATKPVLGSFADVPLHGGTGPTPTPGAVTEQIGIAAAAHGYTAEQLVWSTPEGIDVKPVFIGADRDDAVAAGYPLDSFPGEPPFIRGPYPTMYVNQPWTIRQYAGFSTAAESNAFYRRNLAAGQKGLSVAFDLATHRGYDSDHPRVAGDVGMAGVAIDSILDMRQLFDGIDLGSVSVSMTMNGAVLPILALYVAAAEEQGVPPEKLAGTIQNDILKEFMVRNTYIYPPKPSMRIISDIFGYTSAKMPKYNSISISGYHIQEAGATADLELAYTLADGVEYIKAGLDAGLDIDKFAPRLSFFWGIGMNFFMEVAKLRAGRLLWSELVAQFDPKSAKSQSLRTHSQTSGWSLTAQDPFNNVARTCIEAMAATQGHTQSLHTNALDEALALPTDFSARIARNTQLLLQQESGTTRPIDPWGGSYYVEWLTHQLAEKARAHLKEVAEYGGMAQAIGEGIPKLRIEEAAARTQARIDSGAQPVIGINKYAVAEDQEIEVLKVENSRVRSEQLAKLAQLRADRDEAATQAALAELTRAAAATGVAGADGLDNNLMALAINAARVHATVGEISDALEKVYGRHQAEIRTIAGVYRDEVGKAGNVATATDLVERFADADGRRPRILVAKMGQDGHDRGQKVIATAFADIGFDVDVGSLFSTPDEVARQAADNDVHVVGVSSLAAGHLTLVPALRDALAEVGRPDIMVVVGGVIPPGDFDELYAAGATAIFPPGTVIADAAIGLLHKLADRLGYTLS; this comes from the coding sequence ATGACCGCCACGAAACCCGTCCTCGGTAGCTTCGCCGACGTACCGCTGCACGGCGGCACCGGCCCGACACCGACGCCCGGTGCGGTGACCGAGCAGATCGGCATCGCCGCGGCCGCGCACGGCTACACCGCCGAGCAGCTGGTGTGGTCGACCCCGGAGGGCATCGACGTCAAACCGGTGTTCATCGGTGCCGATCGCGATGATGCGGTGGCGGCCGGTTACCCGCTGGACAGCTTCCCGGGCGAGCCGCCGTTCATCCGAGGTCCGTATCCGACGATGTATGTCAACCAGCCGTGGACCATCCGGCAGTACGCCGGGTTCTCCACCGCCGCCGAGTCGAATGCGTTCTACCGGCGTAACCTGGCCGCCGGCCAGAAGGGTCTGTCGGTGGCCTTCGACCTGGCCACCCACCGCGGCTATGACTCCGACCATCCCCGGGTCGCCGGCGATGTCGGGATGGCCGGTGTGGCCATCGACTCGATCCTGGACATGCGCCAGCTGTTCGACGGGATCGATCTGGGCAGCGTCTCGGTGTCGATGACGATGAACGGTGCGGTGCTGCCGATCCTCGCGCTCTACGTCGCCGCCGCCGAGGAACAGGGCGTACCGCCGGAGAAGCTGGCCGGGACCATCCAGAACGACATCCTCAAGGAGTTCATGGTCCGCAACACCTACATCTATCCGCCGAAACCTTCCATGCGGATCATCTCCGACATCTTCGGCTACACCAGCGCCAAGATGCCGAAGTACAACAGCATCTCGATCTCGGGCTATCACATCCAGGAGGCCGGTGCCACGGCCGATCTGGAACTCGCCTACACGCTGGCCGACGGTGTCGAGTACATCAAGGCCGGGCTGGACGCCGGGCTGGACATCGACAAGTTCGCGCCCCGGCTGTCCTTCTTCTGGGGCATCGGGATGAACTTCTTCATGGAGGTCGCCAAACTGCGCGCCGGCCGGCTGCTGTGGAGCGAGCTGGTCGCGCAGTTCGACCCGAAGAGCGCCAAATCCCAGTCCCTGCGCACCCATTCGCAGACCTCGGGCTGGTCGCTGACCGCTCAGGACCCGTTCAACAACGTGGCACGCACCTGTATCGAGGCGATGGCCGCCACCCAGGGCCACACCCAGTCGCTGCACACCAACGCCCTCGACGAGGCGCTGGCGCTGCCGACCGACTTCTCGGCGCGCATCGCCCGCAACACCCAGCTGCTGCTGCAGCAGGAGTCCGGCACCACCCGGCCGATCGACCCGTGGGGCGGTTCGTACTACGTGGAGTGGCTGACCCATCAGCTCGCCGAGAAGGCCCGCGCCCACCTCAAGGAGGTCGCCGAGTACGGCGGCATGGCCCAGGCCATCGGTGAGGGCATCCCGAAGCTGCGCATCGAAGAGGCAGCTGCGCGCACCCAGGCGCGCATCGATTCCGGTGCGCAGCCGGTCATCGGCATCAACAAGTACGCGGTGGCCGAGGATCAGGAGATCGAGGTCCTCAAGGTCGAGAACAGCCGGGTGCGCAGCGAGCAGCTGGCCAAGCTGGCGCAACTGCGCGCCGACCGCGACGAGGCGGCGACCCAGGCGGCACTGGCCGAACTGACCCGTGCCGCAGCGGCCACCGGTGTCGCGGGCGCCGACGGGCTGGACAACAATCTGATGGCGCTGGCCATCAACGCCGCCCGCGTGCACGCCACCGTCGGCGAGATCTCCGACGCCCTGGAGAAGGTGTACGGCCGGCATCAGGCCGAGATCCGCACCATTGCCGGGGTCTACCGCGATGAGGTCGGGAAGGCTGGGAATGTGGCTACCGCAACGGATCTGGTGGAGCGTTTCGCCGACGCCGATGGCCGCCGGCCCCGCATCCTGGTCGCCAAGATGGGCCAGGACGGTCACGACCGCGGCCAGAAGGTGATCGCCACCGCCTTCGCCGACATCGGTTTCGACGTGGACGTCGGCTCGCTGTTCTCCACCCCCGACGAGGTGGCGCGCCAGGCCGCCGACAACGACGTGCACGTCGTCGGGGTGTCCTCGCTGGCCGCCGGCCACCTGACGCTGGTGCCTGCCCTGCGCGACGCACTGGCCGAGGTCGGTCGTCCCGACATCATGGTGGTCGTCGGCGGCGTGATCCCCCCTGGTGACTTCGACGAGCTCTACGCGGCCGGCGCGACCGCGATCTTCCCGCCGGGCACCGTGATCGCCGATGCCGCCATCGGTCTGCTGCACAAGCTCGCCGACCGACTCGGCTACACCCTGAGCTAG
- the meaB gene encoding methylmalonyl Co-A mutase-associated GTPase MeaB has product MSPSVAELAAAVRGGDRSGLARAITLVESTRADHRRQAQELLLELMPEAGGAVHVGITGVPGVGKSTTIEALGMHLIEAGHRVAVLAVDPSSTRTGGSILGDKTRMAKLAVHPDAYIRPSPTSGTLGGVARATRETIVLLEAAGFDVILVETVGVGQSEVTVSDMVDTFVFLTLARTGDQLQGIKKGVLELADVVVVNKADGEHAVEAKAAARELTGALRLIYPRETLWRPPVLTMSALTGDGLAELWETVEKHRKVLTDAGEFDARRRQQQVNWTWAMVRDTVLDRVLGNPEVKRIRSELERQVRDGELTPALAAQQILDAADG; this is encoded by the coding sequence ATGAGCCCTTCAGTGGCCGAACTGGCCGCGGCGGTGCGCGGCGGTGACCGTTCCGGCCTGGCGCGGGCGATCACCCTCGTCGAGTCGACGCGCGCCGATCACCGGCGGCAGGCCCAGGAGCTGCTGCTGGAGCTGATGCCCGAAGCGGGTGGTGCCGTCCACGTCGGCATCACCGGTGTGCCGGGTGTCGGGAAGTCGACGACCATCGAGGCGCTCGGTATGCACCTGATCGAGGCCGGGCACCGGGTGGCCGTGCTGGCGGTCGATCCCTCCTCGACCCGCACCGGCGGATCGATCCTCGGCGACAAAACCCGGATGGCCAAGCTTGCTGTGCACCCGGACGCCTATATCCGACCGTCGCCGACCTCGGGCACCCTGGGCGGTGTGGCCCGCGCGACGCGGGAGACGATCGTGCTGCTGGAGGCGGCCGGCTTCGATGTGATCCTCGTCGAGACGGTGGGGGTGGGGCAGTCCGAGGTGACGGTGTCCGACATGGTGGACACCTTCGTGTTCCTGACCCTGGCCCGGACCGGCGATCAGCTGCAGGGCATCAAGAAGGGCGTTCTCGAGCTCGCCGATGTGGTGGTGGTCAACAAGGCCGACGGCGAGCATGCCGTCGAGGCGAAGGCCGCCGCGCGTGAACTGACGGGCGCGCTGCGCCTCATCTACCCGCGCGAAACTCTTTGGCGGCCACCGGTTCTCACCATGAGCGCCTTGACCGGCGATGGTTTGGCCGAGCTGTGGGAGACCGTCGAGAAGCACCGCAAGGTACTGACCGATGCGGGGGAGTTCGACGCTCGTCGTCGTCAGCAGCAGGTGAACTGGACGTGGGCAATGGTCCGCGACACGGTGCTGGACCGGGTGCTCGGCAATCCCGAGGTCAAGCGCATCCGTTCCGAGCTGGAGCGTCAGGTGCGCGATGGCGAGCTGACCCCGGCGCTGGCGGCCCAGCAGATCCTCGACGCCGCAGACGGGTGA